CGGGTTGAAGCCCTTCTATCGGCAGCGCGCGGCGTTCATCGCGAACGGCTCGACCATCGCGGCGATTCGCAAGCTGAAAGATTCGCAGGGTCGCTATTTGTGGGAGCCGTCGCTCGCGCTCGGACAACCGGAGACACTTCTCGGCCGTCCTCTCATCGAGGCCGTGGATATGCCCGACATCACCGGCAACGCCTATCCTCTCGCGTTTGGCGACTTCTCGACGGGCTATCGCATCTATGATCGCGTGGCGCTGTCGCTGTTGCGCGATCCGTATTCGGTCGCGACTTCGGGACTAACGCGCTTCCACGCTCGCCGTCGCGTCGGCGGCGCTGTTGTTCGCGCCGAGGCTATCCGCAAGCTCAAAATCGCCACTTCGTAAGGAGAGATCGCCATGCGCGATATGTGCAACAACATCCTCGTCAAGCGAGTTCTCTCGCCCGTGTCCGTGTCCGACAACACGGCGCAGGTCGGACAAATCATCGACCGCTCGGGCTATGATGCGTTGGCCTATGTCATCAATATCGGCTCGGTCGCCGATGCGGATGCGACCTTCGCGGTTCTCCTCGAGGAGAGCGACGCCTCGGACATGACCGGCGCTGCGGCCGTCGCCGATGCTGACATGATCTCGCAGACGAGTGGAACTGCGCCGGAGACTGCGGCGAGCTTTCAGTTCGATTCCGACAATCAGGTTCGGAAGCTCGGCTACATCGGATCGAAGCGTTACACGCGCTTGACGATCACGCCCGCAAGCAACGCGAGCGCCGCGCTCATGTCGGCTGTCGCCGTGCTCGGCCATCCGCATAGCGCCCCTGTGACGCAGGCGACTTCGTAATTGCCAGCGATGGCAGCGACGGCGACCACGGATGAACTGGCGCCGTCGCACAAAACTTCGGGAGCATCTTCTGACGGCGACGCGGCAAGCCGAATAGCGAGAAGCGTGATGCGGGCTCCCGATGCAGTGTGCCGTTCAATCGCGCAAGGCCGCACCTTCAACATGAGTCCATACATGCCCTACGCCGCGCCTCGCCATTGCTCTCGTCACCATCGGCTGTTCACCGGAACGCGTTGCCCCGACTGCGAACGCGAGTCGAAAGTGCGCGCCGAAGAGAGACGGCCGAGCGCGACCGAGCGCGGCTATAACCACGACTGGCGCAAAGCGAGAGCGCAGTTCCTCGAGGTGCATCCGACGTGCTGCAAATGCGGCGCGCCGGCGACCGTGGTCGACCATGTGGTAGCGCACAAGGGCGACCGGGCGCTGTTCTGGGAGCGGACCAACTGGCAACCGCTGTGCCGCCCCTGTCACCAGACGAAGACGAACCGGAGCGACGGCGGCGGCTTCGGCGGCCGGACCCGACGATGACCGGCCGCGCCCGTCCCCCTCGCCCGCCGCCCCGTCGCCCGACCCGCCACCAGGGGGGTGGGTCCGAGGTCGAGCGGGCGAGAGGCAACCGGACGCCTCCGCTCGTTCTCGATAGACCAGAATTGAGCAAACACACATAAGGATATCTTTATATGCGGGGAGCAAAACCGAAGCTTGAAGCCATCGCCGGCGGCCTATCCCGTCTTCCGCCGGCGCCCGCGTGGTTGCCTTCCGAGGCGAAAGCGGAATGGCGGCGCGTGGTTCCGGGCCTGCGAGAGCGCAAGACGATCACGCGCCAAGACCTACAGGTCCTCGAGGCTTATTGCCTCGCCTGCGGGTTGGTCCGCTCATCTCAAAAGATCATCGCGGCCGAGGGCGATATGATCGAGACGACGCGAGGCGAGAAGAAGCGGCACCCGGCGCACCAGACGCTCTTTCAGGCTTTGACGGAATCCCGCCGGCTCGCGGCCGAGCTCGGCCTGACACCGGCGAGCCGGAACAAGGCGCCGATCGCCGAGGATGACGACGACCTTTCGGACCTCGACCTGTGACAGACTCCTACCCGTCGTGGATATTCGACGGCTCGCCGATCGCCGACCCTCTCGGTTACGGCGAGCGCGCGGTCGGCTTTCTGCGCCGGCTGCGCCATCCGAAAAGCCGACTATCGAAGCGAGCCTTCGATCTCACGCCCTGGCAAGAGCGGATCGTCCGGCGCGTCTATGGTCCGTGCCATCCTGACGGCCGTCGCATCGTGCGCAATGTCGTCATGCTGCTTCCCCGCGGCAACCGAAAGACCTCGCTCGGCGCGGGCCTCGGCCTGCTACATGCGATCGGGCCGGAGCGCATACCGGGCGGGCTGGCGCTGTTCGCTGCGTCCGATGGGGAGCAAGCTCGTATTGCCTTCGAAGAAGCGGCGGCTATTTGCCGCGAGGATGAACGCATAGAGAAGGCGCTCCGGTTCATCGATTATCGCCATCGCATAGAGCATCCGAAGTCCGGCGCGAGCTTGCGGGCGATCTCTTGCGACGCGGCGCGCCAGCACGGCAGCACGCCGACCTTCGCCCTGGTGGACGAGCTGCACGCATGGCCGAAGCGCGATCTTTGGGACGTGCTGCGCACGGGCTTGGTGAAGACGCCGGGCTCGCTCTTGGTTGTCATCACCACGGCGGGCCGAGGCCAGCAAAACGTGGCGTACGAGATCGTGGACTATGCCCGAAAGGTCGCCCGCGGGGAGATAGAGGACCCTGGCACTCTGCCGATTCTATTCGAGACGGCGGCGGATGCGGACTGGCGCGACGAAGGGATATGGCGGCGGGCGAATCCGGGCCTCGCCCAAGGCTTCCCGGACATCGAGGGCCTACGCCAGCTTGCGCGGGAGGCCGAGGCGCGCCCGGCTGATCGTGAAGCCTTCAAACAGTTGCACCTCAATGTTTGGCTCGACCATTCCGTCGACCCGTTCGTCGACATGCAGATTTATGACGAGGGCGCGGAACCGCTCGACCTCGAGGCGCTGGCAGACGAGCCCTGTTACCTCGGCGTCGACCTATCCAGCAATTCCGACCTTACCGTCGTCGTGGCGCTCTGGCGCGTAGGTGACGGCTATGCGGTCCTTCCGCATTTTTTCTGTCCCGGCGACAATCTTCGCGGCCGGCAAGATCGAGATGGCGTCCCTTATGTCCGATGGGCGGATGAAGGTCACATAGAGCCGACCATCGGAAACGTCGTCGATTTCCGGGCCGTCGAGGACTGCGTTCGCGATCTATGCAGTCGGTTCAACGTGCGGGAGATCGGGCTCGACCCTCACCTCGCCCGCTCGACCTTGAACAATCTGGCCGAAGACGGCTTCCCGGCTGTGGAGGTTCGGCAAGGCTGGGTCACCATGGCGCCGGCGATCAAGGAATTGGAACGCGCGATCGTCGGGCGGCAATTCCAGCACGGCGGCCATCCTGTGCTTCGCTGGTGCTTCGATAACGTCGTCGTCGAGACCGATCGCGCCGGCAACCGGCTTTTCACCAAGGGGAAGGCGAAGGAGAGAATCGACGGCGCGGTCGCCTGCGCTATCGCGATCTCTTGCGCGTCAAATGATGGCGCCATGCCTAGTGTCTATGAGACCGAACGGCCGGAGGGGTTCTTGTGGGTTTGATTGGTCGACAAACGAACTGTCTTTCCGTTCAATGAAAAATCGCCTGATTCGATAGGCAGTTCGTAGCGCTTCGTTCCACTCTCTTTAATTGAAAATCCG
The sequence above is a segment of the Methylosinus trichosporium OB3b genome. Coding sequences within it:
- a CDS encoding phage terminase small subunit P27 family, with amino-acid sequence MVPGLRERKTITRQDLQVLEAYCLACGLVRSSQKIIAAEGDMIETTRGEKKRHPAHQTLFQALTESRRLAAELGLTPASRNKAPIAEDDDDLSDLDL
- a CDS encoding terminase large subunit, producing the protein MTDSYPSWIFDGSPIADPLGYGERAVGFLRRLRHPKSRLSKRAFDLTPWQERIVRRVYGPCHPDGRRIVRNVVMLLPRGNRKTSLGAGLGLLHAIGPERIPGGLALFAASDGEQARIAFEEAAAICREDERIEKALRFIDYRHRIEHPKSGASLRAISCDAARQHGSTPTFALVDELHAWPKRDLWDVLRTGLVKTPGSLLVVITTAGRGQQNVAYEIVDYARKVARGEIEDPGTLPILFETAADADWRDEGIWRRANPGLAQGFPDIEGLRQLAREAEARPADREAFKQLHLNVWLDHSVDPFVDMQIYDEGAEPLDLEALADEPCYLGVDLSSNSDLTVVVALWRVGDGYAVLPHFFCPGDNLRGRQDRDGVPYVRWADEGHIEPTIGNVVDFRAVEDCVRDLCSRFNVREIGLDPHLARSTLNNLAEDGFPAVEVRQGWVTMAPAIKELERAIVGRQFQHGGHPVLRWCFDNVVVETDRAGNRLFTKGKAKERIDGAVACAIAISCASNDGAMPSVYETERPEGFLWV
- a CDS encoding HNH endonuclease, translating into MPYAAPRHCSRHHRLFTGTRCPDCERESKVRAEERRPSATERGYNHDWRKARAQFLEVHPTCCKCGAPATVVDHVVAHKGDRALFWERTNWQPLCRPCHQTKTNRSDGGGFGGRTRR